GCGCAGGCCGTGAGTTTTGATGGACTCACGCAGGCCTTCCCAGTCCAGATGCAGCGGCTCATTGCTGATAGCATCCAGGTCTTTCTTATAGGTATCGATCGGCAGGATGCCTTTCGCATAGGTGGTTTCGTTGAACCACGGGCAGGCGCCTTGCTCTTTCGCCAGTTCGTTTGAGGCTTTCAGCAGGTAGTACTGAATCGCTTCGAAGGTCTTGTGCGTCAGGTTGTTTGCGCTGCCGTCGGAGTAACGTACGCCGTGCTTCGCCAGATAGTAGGCAAAGTTGATCACCCCGATACCCAAGGTACGACGACCCATTGCACCGCGTTTTGCCGCCAGAATTGGATAATCCTGATAGTCGAGCAGGGCGTCCAGGGCACGAACCGCCAGCACCGCCATCTCTTCCAGATCGTCCAGGCTTTCGATAACGCCAAGGTTAAACGCAGACAGCGTACAAAGGGCGATTTCGCCATTTTCGTCGTTCACATCGTCCAGCGGCTTGGTCGGCAGCGCGATTTCCAGGCACAGGTTGGACTGGCGCACCGGCGCGATAGCCGGATCGAACGGGCTGTGGGTGTTGCAGTGGTCAACGTTCTGGATGTAGATACGGCCGGTAGAGGCACGCTCCTGCATCATCAGGGAGAACAGCTCTACCGCTTTCACGCGCTGCTTGCGGATGCTGTCGTCTTTCTCGTATTGGGTGTACAGGCGCTCGAACGCATCCTGGTCCGCGAAGAAGGCGTCGTACAGCCCCGGTACGTCAGACGGGCTGAACAGGGTGATCTCTTCGCCCTTCAGCAGGCGGGTGTACATCAGCTTGTTGATCTGTACGCCGTAGTCCATGTGGCGCACGCGGTTGCCCTCAACGCCACGGTTGTTTTTCAGGACCAGCAGGCTTTCAACTTCCAGGTGCCACATTGGGTAGAACAGCGTTGCTGCACCGCCGCGCACGCCGCCCTGAGAGCAAGACTTAACCGCGGTCTGGAAGTGCTTGTAGAACGGGATGCAGCCGGTGTGGAACGCTTCACCGCCGCGAATCGGGCTGCCCAGGGCACGGATACGGCCGGCATTGATGCCGATGCCTGCGCGCTGAGAAACATACTTCACGATTGCGCTGGAAGTGGCGTTGATGGAATCCAGGCTGTCTCCGCACTCGATCAGTACGCAGGAGCTGAACTGACGAGTTGGGGTGCGCACGCCGGACATGATTGGCGTAGGCAGAGAAATTTTGAAGGTGGAAACCGCATCGTAGAAACGCTTAACGTAGCTGAGGCGGGTTTCACGCGGGTAGCCGGAGAACAGGCAGGCAGCGACCAGAATATAGAGGAACTGCGCGCTTTCGTAGATCTCACCGGATACGCGGTTCTGCACCAGGTATTTGCCTTCGAGCTGTTTCACGGCCGCGTAGGAGAAGTTCATGTCACGCCAGTGATCGATGAAATCGTTCATCTGCTCGAACTCTTCTTCCGTGTAGTCTTCCAGCAGGTGACGATCGTATTTACCCATCTCAACCATTTTCACAACCTGATCGTAAAGCTTTGGCGGCTCAAACTGGCCGTAGGCTTTTTTACGCAGGTGGAAAATCGCCAGGCGAGCGGCGAGGTACTGATAATCCGGTGCGTCACGGGAGATCAGATCGGCTGCGGCCTTGATGATGGTTTCATGAATATCAGAGGTTTTGATGCCGTCGTAAAACTGGATATGGGAGCGCAGTTCGACCTGGGAGACAGAGACGTTGTTCAGCCCTTCAGCGGCCCAGTCCAGCACCCGATGAATTTTATCCAGATTGATGCGCTCTTTGCTGCCATCGCGTTTTGTAACCAGCAGACTCTGATTCATGTGAGTTTTACCTGTCCGTGAGATGAGTTTTCCCCTGATTTATACACATCCGTCAGCCTGTGGCTAACTCTGTGGATAAATACTATATATAGGGGGTGGGTGACAAAATGGTCACTAGATGGTGAGTATTCTAGTAAGGAATCCGTTCAGTACAAGTATTGATTTCGGCAATAAAATGAGGTTGTACCGGGCGCTCTTTTCGTAAGTCCACGTCACGTAAGGCTTGAGAGAATTGTCAATGGGATGCAAAAAAAATGAAAATTTTGATCGGGTGCTGATTTCTTAAACTTCATCGATAATTGCGCAACGGTTCTGGCGCAATTATCGATAATTAATCCTTATACGATATGCCGATTTATGCTTCTGTGTGCAGCATATAGTTAACATCCACGCCAGGCCCAAGCTTGAACTTGTTGGTGACCGGGTTGAAATGTAACCCTGTCATGTGGCGCTCGCGCAGCGGGGTTTCATCTACCCACTGCAGGAGTTCGGCGGGCTTGATGAACTTCTTAACATCGTGCGTCCCTTTCGGCACCATGCGCAGGACATACTCTGCGCCGACGACGGCCATCAGCCACGCTTTACCGTTGCGGTTAATGGTAGAGAAGAAGACGTGGCCGCCGGGTTTTACCAGGCGGGCGCAGGCGTGAACCACCGACTGCGGGTCGGGCACGTGCTCCAGCATTTCCATGCAGGTGACGACGTCGTACTGGCCGGCGTGCTTGGCGGCATGTTCTTCTACCGTCTCCTGGACATAATTCACTTCAACGCCGCTTTCCAGCGCGTGCAGACGGGCAACCTGCAGCGGTTCAAAGCCCATATCCAGCCCGGTGACGTTAGCGCCTTCGCGCGCCATGCTCTCCGCAAGAATGCCGCCGCCGCAGCCAACGTCAAGAACGGTTTTGCCGAACAGCCCACCGGAGCGCTGGTTGATATACCCCAGACGAAGCGGGTTAATGCGGTGCAGCGGTTTAAATTCACCTTCCAGATCCCACCAGCGAGAAGCGACAGCTTCAAATTTGGCGATTTCCTCGTGGTCGACGTTCTGCGTAACCGGTTGGTTTTCAGCATTCATTACAGCGGTGACTCCCTGGAGATATTAATGCAGGCAGTATATCAGGCTAACGCCGTGAATAAAGCGCCGACAAATACGTTGAGGTTTCCCCACACAGGGCCGGATGTGTTATAATTTGCGACCTTTGAATCCGGGAAAACAGTAGAGGGATAGCGGTTACATGAGCGACCTTGCCAGAGAAATTACGCCGGTCAACATTGAGGAAGAGCTAAAGAGCTCCTATCTGGATTATGCGATGTCGGTTATTGTCGGCCGCGCACTGCCAGATGTCCGAGATGGACTTAAGCCGGTACACCGTCGCGTACTTTATGCGATGAACGTATTGGGCAATGACTGGAACAAAGCATACAAAAAATCCGCCCGTGTTGTTGGTGACGTCATCGGTAAATATCACCCCCACGGTGATACCGCGGTGTATGACACCATCGTCCGTATGGCACAGCCATTTTCCCTGCGTTACATGCTGGTCGACGGCCAGGGTAACTTCGGTTCCGTAGACGGCGACTCCGCCGCAGCGATGCGTTATACGGAAATCCGTATGTCGAAAATCGCCCACGAGCTGATGGCCGACCTGGAAAAAGATACGGTTGATTTCGTCGATAACTACGACGGCACCGAAAAAATTCCAGACGTCATGCCGACCAAAATCCC
This region of Cedecea lapagei genomic DNA includes:
- the ubiG gene encoding bifunctional 2-polyprenyl-6-hydroxyphenol methylase/3-demethylubiquinol 3-O-methyltransferase UbiG, producing MNAENQPVTQNVDHEEIAKFEAVASRWWDLEGEFKPLHRINPLRLGYINQRSGGLFGKTVLDVGCGGGILAESMAREGANVTGLDMGFEPLQVARLHALESGVEVNYVQETVEEHAAKHAGQYDVVTCMEMLEHVPDPQSVVHACARLVKPGGHVFFSTINRNGKAWLMAVVGAEYVLRMVPKGTHDVKKFIKPAELLQWVDETPLRERHMTGLHFNPVTNKFKLGPGVDVNYMLHTEA
- the nrdA gene encoding class 1a ribonucleoside-diphosphate reductase subunit alpha — its product is MNQSLLVTKRDGSKERINLDKIHRVLDWAAEGLNNVSVSQVELRSHIQFYDGIKTSDIHETIIKAAADLISRDAPDYQYLAARLAIFHLRKKAYGQFEPPKLYDQVVKMVEMGKYDRHLLEDYTEEEFEQMNDFIDHWRDMNFSYAAVKQLEGKYLVQNRVSGEIYESAQFLYILVAACLFSGYPRETRLSYVKRFYDAVSTFKISLPTPIMSGVRTPTRQFSSCVLIECGDSLDSINATSSAIVKYVSQRAGIGINAGRIRALGSPIRGGEAFHTGCIPFYKHFQTAVKSCSQGGVRGGAATLFYPMWHLEVESLLVLKNNRGVEGNRVRHMDYGVQINKLMYTRLLKGEEITLFSPSDVPGLYDAFFADQDAFERLYTQYEKDDSIRKQRVKAVELFSLMMQERASTGRIYIQNVDHCNTHSPFDPAIAPVRQSNLCLEIALPTKPLDDVNDENGEIALCTLSAFNLGVIESLDDLEEMAVLAVRALDALLDYQDYPILAAKRGAMGRRTLGIGVINFAYYLAKHGVRYSDGSANNLTHKTFEAIQYYLLKASNELAKEQGACPWFNETTYAKGILPIDTYKKDLDAISNEPLHLDWEGLRESIKTHGLRNSTLSALMPSETSSQISNATNGIEPPRGHISIKASKDGILRQVVPDYEALKNNYELLWEMPSNDGYLQLVGLMQKFIDQSISANTNYDPTRFPSGKVPMQQLLKDLLTAYKFGVKTLYYQNTRDGAEDTQDDLAPSIQDDGCESGACKI